A segment of the Nostoc sp. TCL26-01 genome:
CTAACGCATCATTAATCCTCATTCCTCTCCTTGTAACAACCGTTCTCGATGCCATACCCTTAACTTGGGTGCTAATTCCAGTCTCCTAACCTCCTGTGTACTGAATACGGTAAATGCGATCGTTGGCTTCTTCCGTCACCAATAGACTACCATCAGGTAGTACAAGTAACCCTACAGGCCTTCCCCAAGTGGTTGGTGCAGCAGGGTCGAGTAAAAATCCTGTGAGAAAATCTTCGTAGTAACCCTGTGGTCGTCCTTGAGTATTAAAAGGTACAAATACTACTTTATAACCAGTCCCGCGATCGCGGTTCCACGAACCTCTAAAAGCAACAAAAGCCCCATTGCGGTATTTTTGCGGAAAAGTTTGGCGATCGTAAAACTGCAAGCCCAAAGCGGCTGAATGGGACTGAAACAAGACATCTGGAGTCAGGGTACGGGCAGCTAAATCTGGGCGTTTACTTTGATTATTGGTTTTTTGTCGAGGGTCAAGATTTTTTGCTGTCAAATAAGTGTAAGGCCAGCCATAAAATTCTCCCCGGCGAATCCGTGTGAGGTAATCTGGAACCAAATCATCACCAATGCCATCCCGTTCGTTAACTGTAGTGTAGAGTTCTTTCGTGACAGGGTGAAAATCTAAACCGACGGGGTTACGTAAGCCAAAGGCAAAAGTCTGCTGTTGAGAACCGTCCAAATTCATCACCTGTACTGAAGCCCTGGGTAGTTCTTCTTCATCGACATTAGACCGAGAACCCACGGAAACATATAGTTTCTTACCATCAGGTGCAGCGACAACATTACGTGTCCAGTGTTGATTATAACCACCGCCAGGGAGGTCAGCAATTTTTGTCCCCCGCCCAGTTAATTGTTGCTGTCCTGGCTTGTAGGGGAATCGCAAAACAGCATCAGTATTACCTAAAAAGAAGGCATCACCCGCAAACGTCATCCCAAAGGGAATATTTAGTCCATTAGCTGCGCTAGCAAAAGTTTGTTTGACATCAGCTACCCCATCACCATTACTATCACGCAACAAACGAATGCGATTTTGCCTAGTTTCTGTCACCAATACATCACCACTGGGAGTCAAAGCTAGCCAACGGGGTGCATCCAAACCTTCA
Coding sequences within it:
- a CDS encoding sorbosone dehydrogenase family protein; translation: MKVAGCCLLLLLLTGAVGCNQSRASLDNGVTSAQLPPNPTQGQNIIPTETLSPTPIRINLQNLPAPFATDSAAKPPQVVAIPQKPVLRVPSGFTVNVFAEGLDAPRWLALTPSGDVLVTETRQNRIRLLRDSNGDGVADVKQTFASAANGLNIPFGMTFAGDAFFLGNTDAVLRFPYKPGQQQLTGRGTKIADLPGGGYNQHWTRNVVAAPDGKKLYVSVGSRSNVDEEELPRASVQVMNLDGSQQQTFAFGLRNPVGLDFHPVTKELYTTVNERDGIGDDLVPDYLTRIRRGEFYGWPYTYLTAKNLDPRQKTNNQSKRPDLAARTLTPDVLFQSHSAALGLQFYDRQTFPQKYRNGAFVAFRGSWNRDRGTGYKVVFVPFNTQGRPQGYYEDFLTGFLLDPAAPTTWGRPVGLLVLPDGSLLVTEEANDRIYRIQYTGG